In Symmachiella dynata, the following are encoded in one genomic region:
- a CDS encoding DUF1501 domain-containing protein — protein sequence MLTIQGNKTQYCDGVSRRGFLTIGALGAAGLTLPELLRAEAAAGIGSSNKAVINIHLDGGPPQMDMIDLKPDAPVEIRGDFSPISTAVAGIQISELLPKLAANANDFAFIRSLVGSAGRHDAFQCQSGFHAKDLASIGGRPSMGAVLSKLYATAGQAAPTFVDLMQGRPLVRNSARPGFLGPAYQPFRPDISHLFTRQLEPGMKGELARLGTGHATSLVLNPQLSARRLTDRTQLLTGLDRIRRDVDSSGMMDAMDRFTQQAVNILTSGALADALDLEKVDPATLRRYQFSAETSGERSKYSDGPEATYKLLLARRLIEAGVRCVSVSFSDFDTHRNNFSRLRNVLPMIDHGLDALVTDLRERGMFDDVSIVAWGEFGRTPRIDTKTAGRHHWPRVGMGLLAGGGMRTGQTIGVTDRQAATAVSRPVQYKDVFATLYRNLGIDATGVTVDDPTGRPQYLLDSGTPLSELV from the coding sequence ATGCTGACAATTCAGGGCAATAAAACACAGTACTGCGACGGTGTTTCTCGCCGCGGTTTCCTCACGATAGGTGCGCTGGGGGCTGCCGGGCTGACATTGCCGGAATTATTGCGCGCGGAAGCGGCGGCGGGAATTGGATCGTCGAATAAAGCGGTGATCAACATCCATCTCGACGGGGGTCCGCCGCAGATGGATATGATTGATCTTAAGCCGGATGCTCCGGTGGAAATTCGCGGTGACTTTTCGCCGATCTCCACGGCGGTCGCGGGAATCCAAATCAGCGAACTGCTGCCGAAATTGGCTGCGAATGCCAATGATTTTGCCTTCATCCGCTCCTTGGTCGGCTCGGCTGGGAGGCATGATGCGTTTCAGTGCCAATCGGGATTTCATGCCAAAGACCTTGCTTCAATCGGTGGACGTCCGTCGATGGGAGCTGTGCTTTCGAAACTGTATGCCACCGCGGGACAAGCAGCGCCGACGTTTGTCGATTTGATGCAGGGGCGTCCGCTGGTGCGCAACAGCGCCCGTCCCGGTTTTCTTGGACCGGCCTATCAGCCGTTTCGGCCCGACATTTCCCACCTGTTCACCCGGCAACTCGAACCGGGAATGAAAGGTGAGTTGGCCCGCTTAGGAACTGGGCATGCGACGAGTCTGGTGCTGAATCCACAATTGTCCGCGCGGCGATTGACCGACCGTACGCAGTTGTTGACAGGCTTGGATCGCATTCGCCGCGACGTCGATTCCAGCGGCATGATGGATGCGATGGACCGTTTCACACAACAAGCCGTCAATATCCTCACGTCGGGGGCATTGGCCGATGCGTTGGACTTGGAGAAGGTCGACCCCGCGACGCTGCGGCGGTATCAGTTTTCCGCTGAGACTAGTGGGGAGCGTTCAAAATATAGCGACGGACCGGAGGCGACCTACAAATTGCTTTTGGCGCGGCGATTGATTGAGGCGGGGGTTCGCTGCGTGAGTGTCTCGTTTAGTGACTTTGACACTCATCGCAACAATTTTAGCCGGTTGCGGAATGTTCTGCCGATGATCGATCACGGGCTCGATGCGCTGGTCACAGACTTGCGCGAGCGGGGAATGTTCGATGACGTTTCCATCGTCGCCTGGGGCGAGTTTGGACGCACACCGCGGATCGATACTAAAACAGCCGGACGCCACCATTGGCCGCGCGTGGGCATGGGATTGCTGGCCGGTGGCGGGATGCGAACCGGGCAGACGATCGGCGTTACGGATCGCCAAGCGGCAACGGCGGTCTCCCGGCCGGTGCAATACAAAGATGTCTTTGCCACGCTCTACCGGAACCTGGGGATCGACGCGACGGGTGTGACGGTCGATGATCCCACCGGCCGCCCGCAATATCTGCTGGACAGCGGCACGCCGTTGAGCGAATTGGTCTAA
- a CDS encoding NAD(P)H-dependent glycerol-3-phosphate dehydrogenase — MGNKVTVLGGGAMGTACAILLSENPEQEVALWTRNPEHAAVMAQSRQNERLLPGVKIPASVAITADVEAAIDGADILVAAVPTAFLREALTDWAPLLTADRPMVSVIKGIENETFLRPSEIISEILGQRGVVALGGPSHAEEISRRLPASVVAASGDLSLAKRVQAMFTTDRFRVYTNVDIIGVEMAAALKNIVAIAAGICDGLGFGDNAKAGLITRGLVEMTRFGTAMGAEASTFSGLAGLGDLVTTCVSPYGRNREVGERLGKGETLEQIQADMKSVAEGVWTTRSVYELSDQRDVDMPIANEVYQVLFEGKSPTAATESLMLRPPKRE, encoded by the coding sequence ATGGGAAATAAAGTAACTGTTCTGGGTGGTGGAGCGATGGGAACCGCGTGTGCGATCCTATTGTCCGAAAATCCGGAACAAGAGGTCGCCCTCTGGACCCGTAATCCCGAGCATGCGGCGGTTATGGCACAATCGCGCCAAAACGAACGACTGCTTCCCGGCGTCAAAATCCCCGCATCAGTCGCCATCACCGCCGACGTCGAAGCCGCCATCGATGGTGCGGATATTCTGGTTGCCGCAGTTCCTACGGCTTTCTTGCGGGAGGCACTCACGGATTGGGCCCCGCTGCTAACGGCCGATCGCCCGATGGTCAGCGTGATCAAGGGGATCGAGAACGAAACCTTTCTCCGGCCCAGTGAAATCATTAGCGAGATCCTGGGGCAACGTGGCGTCGTGGCTCTGGGGGGGCCCAGTCACGCCGAAGAGATCTCACGACGACTCCCGGCCAGCGTCGTGGCGGCCAGTGGCGATTTGTCGTTGGCCAAACGGGTGCAGGCTATGTTCACCACCGATCGGTTCCGGGTGTATACAAATGTGGACATCATCGGCGTAGAAATGGCTGCGGCGCTCAAAAACATCGTGGCCATTGCCGCCGGTATCTGTGACGGCCTCGGGTTCGGTGACAATGCCAAGGCGGGATTGATCACGCGGGGATTGGTCGAAATGACCCGTTTCGGCACTGCCATGGGGGCCGAAGCCTCCACATTTTCCGGCCTTGCTGGATTAGGCGATTTGGTCACGACCTGCGTGAGCCCCTACGGGCGTAATCGCGAAGTCGGCGAGCGTCTCGGAAAAGGGGAAACCTTAGAGCAGATCCAAGCAGACATGAAGTCGGTCGCCGAAGGTGTCTGGACCACGCGCAGTGTGTATGAACTGTCGGATCAACGCGATGTAGATATGCCGATTGCCAACGAGGTGTATCAAGTGCTATTCGAAGGCAAATCGCCGACGGCTGCCACCGAATCGCTGATGCTTCGCCCGCCGAAGCGGGAGTAG
- a CDS encoding Ldh family oxidoreductase yields MPTFNTQQLEEITRRILEGAGASAEEAQTVAVELAGANLVGHDSHGIMRLKQYVDYIEQKHIRPGAPVKLDVDTPTLAVLDGGGNFGQVVATKALQIATTRAREAGSCTVLCRECNHIGRLGSYTYQAALQGFFTVMAVNAPGPGGVVPWGGLDRKLGTNPISMAAPWNDEAIVLDMTTSATAEGKVRVALQKGESIPDGWVIDNAGNPTNNPADLYGDPDKGIAPGAILPLGGPLGFKGYGMSVMLDIVCGILSGAGIARTDVPPGTNGVWMYLIDVEKLMSADQYATVMGQYVDYIKSSRKIPGVDEILMPGEIELRRQAERRRDGITIPDMTWKQTLDQATRVGATLDGI; encoded by the coding sequence ATGCCCACATTCAATACTCAGCAGTTGGAAGAAATCACGCGGCGTATCTTAGAAGGCGCCGGGGCTTCGGCCGAAGAGGCTCAAACCGTCGCCGTGGAATTGGCGGGGGCCAACCTCGTCGGCCACGACAGCCACGGCATCATGCGGCTCAAACAATATGTCGACTACATCGAGCAGAAGCATATTCGCCCCGGCGCACCGGTCAAACTCGATGTCGATACGCCGACGCTCGCCGTACTCGATGGCGGTGGAAATTTTGGGCAGGTGGTCGCCACCAAAGCGCTGCAAATCGCCACAACGCGTGCTCGCGAGGCAGGTTCCTGCACCGTCCTGTGCCGCGAATGCAATCACATCGGCCGGCTCGGCTCCTACACTTATCAAGCGGCGCTCCAAGGTTTCTTCACCGTGATGGCCGTCAATGCCCCCGGACCGGGTGGAGTCGTTCCCTGGGGCGGGCTGGATCGCAAATTGGGCACCAATCCCATCTCGATGGCAGCTCCCTGGAACGATGAAGCGATCGTGCTGGACATGACCACCTCCGCTACAGCCGAGGGCAAGGTCCGCGTCGCCCTGCAAAAAGGGGAATCAATCCCCGACGGTTGGGTCATCGACAATGCCGGGAATCCCACGAACAACCCCGCCGATTTGTATGGCGACCCCGACAAAGGAATCGCACCGGGCGCCATCCTTCCGCTCGGCGGACCGTTAGGTTTCAAGGGCTATGGAATGAGCGTGATGTTGGACATTGTCTGTGGCATTCTGTCAGGAGCAGGCATTGCCCGGACCGATGTCCCTCCCGGCACCAATGGCGTTTGGATGTATCTGATCGATGTCGAAAAGCTGATGTCGGCCGATCAATACGCCACCGTCATGGGCCAATACGTCGATTACATCAAAAGCAGCCGTAAAATCCCCGGTGTCGACGAAATCCTGATGCCTGGTGAAATCGAACTCCGCCGCCAAGCCGAGCGCCGCCGCGACGGGATCACCATCCCCGATATGACCTGGAAACAAACCCTGGACCAAGCCACAAGGGTCGGAGCCACGCTGGACGGAATTTAA
- a CDS encoding DUF1501 domain-containing protein has protein sequence MTGPRTETLTLPPRVSRRDVLQAGALGLGAASLLPTSTIAAPQVATRRKSVIFVFLTGGISQQDSFDMKPAAPVDVRGEFQPVSTRTPGLQICEHLPLLAQRTDKYAILRTLATGSNGHELACHMMLTGRLDLPPAFNTNDAPSPNEWPSIPSLVTYATRGRNNLPPAVVLPQPSINEIGRFRPGQYAGRLGPRWEAWHVDIAAKCPLGNGACPDCFRFDGSPFQHGSPTIFDTPHLKLPNGGNGRLSERLSLLAGIEHQREHMQRVARVEQHAKFREQAVSVLADPTTKEAFDVENADPKLVERYGKNKFGLSCLMAFRLSQAGVNYVQVNLGKNSSWDTHYGNFANLKNNLLPPMDRAVSALMDDLFESGLSEETLLIVGGEFGRTPKINKDAGRDHWDPVNSVLFAGAGVPGGKVIGKTDALAAYPLSGRQTTENFAATIFDTLGIPSSTSWTDLDGRPHQIYHAQPLEGLL, from the coding sequence ATGACGGGCCCACGGACCGAAACGTTGACGTTGCCGCCGCGGGTCTCTCGCCGGGATGTGTTGCAGGCTGGAGCTCTCGGACTGGGAGCAGCATCGTTACTTCCCACATCTACTATCGCCGCTCCCCAGGTCGCCACGCGGCGAAAGTCTGTGATCTTTGTGTTTCTGACGGGCGGAATTTCGCAGCAGGACAGCTTTGATATGAAGCCGGCGGCGCCGGTGGATGTTCGGGGCGAATTTCAACCGGTCTCCACGCGGACACCGGGCCTGCAAATCTGTGAGCATCTGCCGCTGTTGGCGCAGCGGACCGACAAATACGCGATACTGCGGACACTCGCCACCGGCAGCAATGGCCACGAACTGGCTTGTCACATGATGCTCACCGGGCGGTTGGATTTGCCGCCGGCATTCAACACGAACGACGCACCCAGCCCCAACGAATGGCCGTCGATTCCCTCGCTGGTGACGTATGCCACGCGCGGACGAAATAATTTGCCGCCGGCGGTCGTGCTGCCGCAACCAAGCATCAACGAGATCGGCCGCTTTCGACCCGGGCAGTATGCCGGACGGTTGGGACCGCGTTGGGAAGCATGGCACGTCGACATTGCCGCGAAGTGCCCGTTGGGGAATGGCGCCTGCCCGGACTGTTTTCGCTTCGACGGCTCGCCGTTTCAGCATGGCTCGCCAACGATCTTTGACACGCCACACCTCAAATTGCCCAACGGCGGCAATGGGCGGTTATCGGAACGGTTGAGTTTGCTGGCAGGAATCGAGCATCAACGGGAGCACATGCAGCGCGTGGCCCGTGTTGAGCAGCACGCAAAATTTCGCGAGCAGGCGGTTTCGGTCTTAGCCGATCCAACCACGAAAGAGGCCTTCGATGTGGAGAACGCCGATCCGAAACTTGTGGAGCGGTATGGCAAAAACAAGTTTGGCCTATCCTGCTTGATGGCGTTTCGGCTGTCGCAAGCGGGGGTGAATTATGTGCAGGTCAATTTGGGGAAAAATTCCTCCTGGGATACACACTACGGCAATTTTGCGAATCTTAAAAACAACCTGCTCCCACCAATGGACCGAGCTGTGTCGGCGTTGATGGACGATCTGTTTGAAAGCGGCCTATCGGAAGAGACGTTGCTGATAGTGGGAGGCGAATTTGGGCGGACGCCAAAGATCAACAAAGATGCGGGGCGCGACCATTGGGATCCGGTCAATTCGGTGTTGTTTGCCGGTGCGGGTGTCCCTGGCGGAAAGGTCATCGGCAAGACCGACGCGCTGGCAGCCTATCCGCTTTCCGGCCGGCAAACGACGGAAAACTTTGCCGCGACAATATTTGATACGTTGGGCATCCCCTCCTCTACCAGTTGGACCGACCTCGACGGCCGTCCGCATCAGATTTATCATGCACAGCCGCTTGAAGGATTGCTCTAA
- a CDS encoding SMI1/KNR4 family protein produces MTEQSIATVYVDTAIESLRRHDLMCCPDPNMPAEMRDPNVPPSGAWLAWQPIASTVTDQDIDELESLYCGKLPDLYVEFLKYRHFYELTECGVCFESHVIGQWKEELTRLYDVCRQDFPTGSHLIPFGSHALSDAGPVCFDFQQRHTDGDCSIVIWDHEPLNTDQEIIPLFSSSAKMFESMTFSAKSEIDFLGGDPVEDSEEELIQKGQLLSQFLAIDPNGAGGPAREIWTCWGVTPQATK; encoded by the coding sequence ATGACCGAACAGTCGATCGCAACCGTTTATGTTGACACAGCCATTGAGAGTCTGCGTCGGCACGATTTAATGTGCTGTCCGGACCCGAATATGCCGGCGGAAATGCGTGATCCAAACGTGCCACCCTCGGGGGCTTGGCTAGCGTGGCAACCCATTGCGAGTACCGTGACCGACCAGGACATCGATGAGCTAGAAAGTCTTTACTGTGGCAAGTTGCCCGATTTGTATGTCGAGTTTCTCAAATACCGCCATTTCTACGAACTCACCGAATGCGGAGTCTGTTTCGAAAGCCATGTCATCGGTCAATGGAAGGAGGAACTCACCAGATTGTATGACGTCTGCCGACAGGACTTTCCGACTGGTTCCCACCTTATTCCATTTGGTTCCCATGCATTATCGGATGCAGGTCCCGTATGTTTTGACTTTCAACAAAGGCACACAGACGGTGATTGCTCCATTGTGATTTGGGACCACGAACCCCTAAACACAGATCAGGAAATAATTCCGCTATTCTCCTCTTCGGCGAAAATGTTTGAATCGATGACATTCAGTGCCAAATCGGAAATCGATTTTTTGGGTGGTGATCCCGTTGAAGACTCAGAAGAGGAGCTTATTCAAAAAGGGCAGTTACTTTCTCAATTCCTCGCAATAGACCCTAATGGTGCAGGTGGTCCAGCACGTGAGATTTGGACATGCTGGGGCGTTACACCACAAGCCACTAAGTAA